A stretch of the Arvicola amphibius chromosome 8, mArvAmp1.2, whole genome shotgun sequence genome encodes the following:
- the Irgc gene encoding interferon-inducible GTPase 5, translating into MAASKLPGVPEDETTILMAKEELEALRTAFESGDIPQAASRLRELLANSESTRLEVGVTGESGAGKSSLINALRGLGAEDPGAALTGVVETTMQPSPYPHPQFPDVTLWDLPGAGSPGCSADKYLKQVDFGRYDFFLLVSPRRCGAVETRLAAEILRQGKKFYFVRTKVDEDLAATRSQRPSGFSEAAVLQEIRDHCAERLRAAGLNDPRIFLVSNLSPTRYDFPMLMSTWEHDLPAHRRHAGLLSLPDISLEALQRKKDMLQEQVLKTALVSGVIQALPVPGLAAAYDDALLIRSLRGYHRSFGLDDDSLAKLAEQVGKQAGDLRSVIRSPLANEVSPETVLRLYSQSSDGAMRVARAFERGIPVFGTLVAGGISFGTVYTMLQGCLNEMAEDAQRVRIKALEEDEPQAEVSLEASGDCGVEKRVSVEGTSEEAPLSTRRKLGLLLKYILDSWKRRDLSEDK; encoded by the coding sequence ATGGCAGCTTCCAAGTTGCCCGGAGTGCCTGAGGACGAGACCACCATCCTCATGGCCAAAGAAGAGCTGGAGGCCCTGCGCACCGCCTTTGAGTCTGGCGACATCCCTCAAGCCGCCTCTCGCCTCCGGGAGTTGCTGGCCAACTCAGAGAGTACCCGGCTGGAGGTGGGCGTCACGGGCGAGTCGGGAGCCGGCAAGTCCTCCCTCATCAATGCCCTGCGTGGCCTGGGAGCCGAGGATCCTGGCGCAGCTCTCACAGGGGTCGTGGAGACCACCATGCAGCCTTCGCCTTACCCGCACCCACAGTTTCCCGACGTGACCCTGTGGGACCTGCCGGGGGCCGGTTCTCCAGGCTGCTCAGCAGACAAGTACCTGAAGCAGGTGGACTTCGGCCGCTATGACTTCTTCTTGCTTGTCTCCCCGCGCCGCTGCGGGGCCGTGGAGACCCGCCTGGCCGCGGAGATCCTGCGCCAGGGGAAGAAGTTCTACTTCGTGCGCACCAAGGTGGACGAGGATCTGGCGGCCACCCGCAGCCAGCGGCCCTCGGGCTTCAGCGAGGCCGCTGTCCTCCAGGAGATCCGGGATCACTGCGCGGAGCGGCTGCGTGCAGCCGGCCTGAACGACCCACGCATCTTCCTAGTGTCCAACCTGTCGCCAACCCGCTATGACTTCCCGATGCTCATGTCCACCTGGGAGCATGACCTGCCCGCCCACCGTCGCCACGCTGGCCTGCTCTCCCTGCCTGACATCTCCCTGGAGGCTCTGCAAAGGAAGAAGGACATGCTACAAGAGCAGGTGCTTAAGACAGCTTTGGTGTCCGGGGTCATCCAGGCCCTGCCTGTCCCTGGATTGGCAGCCGCCTACGACGACGCCCTGCTCATCCGCTCTCTGCGTGGCTACCACCGCAGCTTTGGCCTAGACGACGACTCGTTGGCCAAACTGGCCGAGCAGGTGGGCAAGCAGGCAGGGGACCTGCGCTCCGTCATCCGCTCCCCTCTGGCCAATGAGGTCTCACCAGAAACTGTCCTGCGACTGTACTCGCAGTCCTCGGATGGTGCCATGCGGGTGGCCCGTGCCTTCGAACGGGGCATCCCTGTGTTCGGAACGCTGGTGGCTGGGGGCATCAGCTTCGGCACGGTCTACACCATGCTCCAGGGCTGTCTCAATGAGATGGCTGAGGACGCCCAACGCGTCCGCATCAAGGCCCTGGAGGAAGATGAGCCCCAGGCCGAGGTCAGCTTGGAGGCGTCCGGTGACTGCGGTGTGGAAAAGCGGGTGTCGGTGGAGGGAACCAGCGAGGAAGCCCCGCTGTCCACTCGCAGGAAGCTCGGTCTCCTCCTCAAGTACATTCTTGACAGCTGGAAGAGGCGCGACTTGTCAGAAGACAAATGA